Genomic DNA from Triticum dicoccoides isolate Atlit2015 ecotype Zavitan chromosome 4B, WEW_v2.0, whole genome shotgun sequence:
TCGAAAGAGCGTCTTTATGTTTGCACGTATGGCTATGTGTATGCTCTCTGCCACGCTCAATTTGTCATGAAAATTATGCAGCTCCATCTGCTTGAAGAAGAGGAAGATAGCACCAACCGGGATCGCCATATTCCAAGGTAATTCTGGTGGCTCCAAGGTGCAACTTCAGCAGTATGTTCACGCAGATTATACCCACAGTTGATCTGACCTGTTTTTCACTCCATTCGGCATCGCAACAGCGCGTGAGCAAGGATATGCGTCGGTCGCACACCTTCTCATGGACCAGCTGAAGAGCCGCGGATCATTCTGACAACGACGTACGCCTGCCTGGAGTTCCCCGCTTGCTCACTTCTTCAGTGATTTTAGGGATGATTGATGGTTGCTCTGGATCTTTTGTTTCGTTGACGGTTTAGATGGTAGACAGCTTAGAGTCTGTTGCTGAAGAATGTGGAGCTACCAAAACCTTCTCCCAGATGTTCCCAGAGTGACCTTCGCTGAAGATCGAAGCAAGGATTCTGCGTCTCTCACATGTAGCGGATGGATGAGCTTTGAGCTTATCCTTGTGTGTTCTCTGTTGTTTGTAAAACGTCAGTTGTGTGCACTTGTGCTGTAGAATCTATGCTTTTGGAATCATTGGTGCTTCTTCAGTCAAGAAAATAAAAGTGAATGTCGTCGTAAAAATGGTATGAGTAACATTTTATAATATGAAGCTGTTACAACATAATCGAGTGGCCAAAGATGTCGAAGATTTCATGAAATTTCATGGCTGGTACTATTGAACTCAACATAATTCTTCTAGAGAGACACGTCTCACTCAACCCCTATGCCGACGCTACCCGCTTGATTATCACAAGAGAAGAAAAAACACCACCACACGTGTGCACTCGGATAACACATCCTTTTGCGATAAGATCTTGCCATACTGAAATGAAGTTCATGGAGCCTGTTACAAGTTGAAATCAGAAATGGCAAGATCAGCATCTGCTCTggctgttttttttttaaaaactaaaactaaaactgcaCTTGCTGGGCCAAAAATGATGTAATAGTCCAAGTTCGGGCCTGGCCTGGCAGCTCCTGAGGCTACTGGGGTCGgcgcccctcaaaaaaaaaaaaatactGGGTTCGGCGGGGCAAACTGAAACCGGGCTCTTGCAAGAGATGCACCGCCGCCTCACCGCCGCTGCCGCGGCCACTGCACTCCGGCGGTTCTGCAGCCAGCGCCCGCCTCCGCCACCGGACCGGCGGCTCTCCTTCCTCCGCTCGGAGCTCGAAGACCTAGACCTCTCCCGCGCACCAGCACAACCGCCGCCCCGGGAGCAATGGCAAGTAACCCAAGAGCCAGGAAGCGGCGGCGCTCGCGCGGGGGACAAGCCCGTGGCCGTGGACATCGCCCACCCGTGGCCGGAGTGGGTGGCGCTGATGGAGCTCCTCCTCCACAAGGGCCACCTCGACCCCTCCGCCTTCGCCGGCGCCGCGCCGTCCAAGGACTCCAACCTCGTCCGCACCGCCTGCCTCCGCTTCGGGCGCGAGCGCCCGGAGATCGTCAGGTGAGGTGGCTGAGCCTGGAAGAATACTGTTTGTGTGTCTATGTGGGTTCTTGTACTGGGACTGCGTGTCTCGATGCCGTTGTCGGTGTTTGCCGCCATTGTTTAGCTGCACGCCAGATGTTTGCTGAAATGTGCTGTGCCAGCAGTTTGCGTTGCCTTCCGTGTTGGGCACTGCAGTGCAGATTGCAGGCAGGGTGGCTGCCCCCATCTCCTGGATGGGAATATGTTGGCTTTGTCGCAGCAGTTTGCCTAACAAATGCAATGATGTTTATATGCCCCTAAACTATGCCAAACTGCTGATATGCTGTCTTCAATCTTGGTAGAAATCTCCAGACTCCAGAGCACCGCTACCTAATCGTGACTTTTTGGGGATAGTCAGTGTAAACTACTATGGTTGTTTGAGCAAGTTGAGCAAAGTATTGCTAGATAATTTTAAATAAACTCAACAAAACTTCTGAACAAAAATATACAGGGTGCTCAACATGTTCCAGAACTGGAGAAAGATGTGTCAGTCAATATAAGCAATTTCAGGACAGCATTTCTGCTTGTATAGCAGCGGTGTCATTATTGGCCTCACCAGTCACCACTTCCCACACTTAAGTACCAGGATGCCGTGCGTTACAATATGATATCCCTGTGTCGTGCATGTAATGTCGGAACTCTTCTGTTGCAGGTATCTGTCAAGATGGGATATTCAGGTCGCTCTGCGTGGTGGGTGCCCTAGCATTGACAGGAAAGTTATTAATTCTGGGAAGCGACTGCGTGCTCATGTAGGACTTGATGAAGGAGAGGTAGGTGCATGAAAATGTGTGCAGAGAAATTTCTCTTTATTTACCTTCTTTTTCTATTTCACTTCAGTTTTGAACTTACCCATTTGTATAAATGTTCTGGAGAAAAACTGAACCAGAAAAACGTTTTCTTAACCAATAGATTCAAACACCCAAACTGTTAAAACACAGGAAAATATGTGAAAGCTGTGTGTGTGCAAACTATCTTACCTCTTAGGCTCAGCAAAGTTCATGATGTTTTGTATTTCAGATAATAATAATGATGTAACAGTGTGTATTTTAATCTGCTTGCTTATAAAAAGCAGCATGCAAATCTTAACTACAAATACAAGCTGGGGACTGAAGTAGTTAACAGTTTGCCCTCTTTATTAGCCTTGCCTTACTCAATCAGCGTGTATGAGCTTGAGAAACCATGTTTTGTGTTAGCAATTTAGAATTCAACCTAAAAGCTAAAACATGCTGTGCTGCAAACTAGGAAATATTATGAGTTATTGACATTTCCATTTTTTtggtaactactccctctgtcccataatataagagcgttttttacactagagtgtagtgtcaaaaacgctcttatattatgagacggagggagtactatttaacaTAAAACTTAGGATATtttgctttcaaccaatccattccgtaTACCTCTGCAAAAGACAATGTTCAGTTTGCTTGCCATGCTGCAGACGATGTTCACTTTCCTTGCCTTTAAGACCATGTACAATGCAAAGTGCTTAGAGAAATAGACCGTTTTTTGCTGAAGCACTGGTGCTTATTTGTAGATGGCAGATGTTTAATTAGGCAACCCTGCCATAGAGATAAGCACTGGTGCTTAAGAAAAACTTGGTTTATTTTACTAAGCACCTCTCCAGGCACCTTacatcgtactccctccgtccggaaatacttgtcatcaaactagataaaaggggatgtatctagatgtattttagttctatagACATcttttttcatccattttgatgacaagtattttcggacggagggagtacatggtctAACTATGCCTTCTCCTGTGGTTAGCCCTCAATCTGTATATTGTAGTTTTAGTATTTTCGCCTACATGTGACAATTTGGATTGCTTTAAGTCCATGACATACATCTATGTAGTATATATAGTATATCTGCCTCATCACCTTATGCTGACAGAGTGACAGGTTTGCAGCCAATGCAATTTAAGGGGAAGTTGTGAGAGGGCATATGTCAGGGCTCGTAAAGAGGAAGTGGGCAGAACTGTGGATGTTATGCGCATCCTCCTGACTTATGGTCTTGATATCATTACTGGTAATGTGGGGAACAAAGCATGCCTAAACAAAACTGTTAAAGAATCCATTAAGAAACTACTGAATGAGGTTGTCGAGCTCGATTCCAAGGGGCCTGGTTCCACAACTGATAAAGCTGCACAACGCATGTCAAAAGGTCAATCTGCTGTACCCGTGAAGCAGGGTGACTGGAATTGTCCCAAGTATGTTGGATTTTTTTTACCTCGTATCACTTATCCACATGATGTAATCTATTATTTCTTCAAAAAGAATAATACCACGTGTATATTTTCAGATGCAACTTTCTTAACTTTGCAAAGAATATCAAATGTTTGCGCTGCGATGGCGAATTTCAAGAGAGATATCACTTAATGCATGAGGACCAAGATCATCTACCCCTCAAAAAAGGTGATTGGATATGCAAAAGGTGAGAATGCCAATAAGTCCAGTTTATATTGGACTGGGGGTACCCTCTCGCCTGTACTGATCCTACATTTTCAGGTGCAACTTTTTGAATTTCGCAAAGAACACACGATGCTTGCAGTGTCATGACAAACCAACAAACCGTTTACTCAGTCCGGGCGAATGGGAGTGTCCTTCGTGAGTGACTATTCTTACTGCACACCATTGTATATTTGCACTGTTTTGATGTCTAATGTCAATATGAGACAGAACACGGGGAAAGTGGTGTTAACGATTTGGTTAACCTTTCCGCATTGTTATTTTGCTCTGTACTCTACTACCATAGAATCAGCATAATAATATTATTGAGTGATTGATGGCAGGTGTAACTATCTGaacttcaagaggaatgcattctgcTTGAAATGTGGTTGGAAAAGACCAAAAGCATTAAACGACCAAGACACCATCGAACCACACCGCGATCTGGAGCAGAATAAGCACCCCGCTATTTCATTCGTTCAAGATGGCATCCAGCCGACATTGCGAAAGCGACAACTTGTGCAAAAGAGGGCTCCACTATCTGATGAAGATTCAGATTTCTGGAGCTCGGAGGAGGCAGGGAACggtgacgacgacgatgacgacgacaatGAGAACAGCATGCTCCCAATGCACAGGGACTACAAATTCCTCGACAGTTTCCCCATTGTCGGGGGCAGGAGTGCTACTTCCCAAGAACCTTTGGAGAGGGAAAAATGGAAGGAGGAGATGTCCAGGGGGAACCAGGGGCTTCCAGGAGAGGCATCAGAAGAAAGTAATCGCCCCTCCCCTCGTGTTCCCAGAAGCATGGAGATGCTCGAgtccgaggacgacgacgacgagatCTCATCATGGTTTTCTGGTGCGAACAGTAGTAGAAACCTGAAAAGGTAGTAACCACATTTGTGTAAATGCCGGTAATTTGTGAAATTTCACATGTAAAATCTACCATTGCCCAGAGGTACAAAATTCAGTGAAGACATTTTTACTGATGTTCTTTTACCAGCAACTTCCGTGAGAACATGGTATCCAGGGAGCAGAAATTTTATGGCAGACTACAATGAGACATATGGTCCATGTTAGGTCATCCATCAAAGATCTGGTCCTTAATGTTTCTTGATTCTCTCTGTGCTCGTCACTTGTGCGAGTGGTCCCGTAGGATCTTTTTTTAGGGATTACGTATCCGATTAAAAATTATCCGGAATCATGAGGATTTTCGCGGGAATTGATGAATGGCAACGAGCATATCTACCAGTCATGACCGGCCACCAACCCTTTGAAAACGAAACAATTGGAGAAGATACGACATACACATGtacctattttattttattttgtttgacgAAATGAAATGCCTATATTTTTTTTTCTATCGCCCTTGTTTCTTTAATGTTTGTTTCAAGATTTGGGTGAAAAGGGGGGAGAGGATGAGTGACTTTTGAGGAGGCTATCCTTTAGTTTCCATTGCTATTGGTTGTTTAAGCGACAATAGAGAAAAACATTATTAGTTATTGAGAAAAACCAGCCAAAAACTGATAAGACGAGTTCAACCTGGCTAGCTAATTAGGGCATGTGcagtggttgataagatagtctaatCTTAGTCCTGCCATGTAATCTAGAGATGACCTAAAATGTACAATGAGTTGTCTCTTCATCTTAGTAGTAACTAGGTATTCTTAAAAATGTGAATGTGAGGAGAGATTTGTTATTAAGAGATCATCTTTTAATTAAGAGAAAACAAAGCCTTTTTTTTGGGTTCTCTTTTCTCCACCTGAATATTTATCCTATGTGACACTGCTAAGATAGCATCATTGTATATGCCCTTAGGTATGTAGCATATACACGCCGGCAACATTACACATCATAATAACTGCATATGGGCTTTTGCACACATTTTCTCTCAAAAGAATCTCTCAAGGGCTACTTTGAAATTCCTATTCTTTAGATTCAGTAATCAATAAAAACAAAAATAACAAAACAACATGTTACACAAAAGTGATCCGAGCAACTATTGTTATAACTCGCCTAAGAAACACAAATTAAGTATGCCCGATTCATGGACAAAGGTTAAAAACTTTGCCACATAAGTGACAGTCGTTTATAACAAATTGGTTGTCTCGCTACCAAGATCGTGTCGTCACACCTTCTCATCGTTATGTTTTACCTGTCATGCATTGATGTATTTGCCAAACTTTGCTAAAAAAGGATGACCGATCTCTCTTCAATGTATCCGGCTATTAACCAAATAATAATATTGTCATAAAATGGCGGTGGTCGTTTGTCCGTGGCGAAAAGTCAGAATCGATGTTTTCGAGGGCGAGGGCGATAAGAGGATGCTTGTAGTTAGCCTCATCGATTGCTCCCTTCTCATCGGTGTGTGGAGTCTATTATCAATAGCTAGAACGAGGATGACTTGTGTGCTATCATGTATTCATGTTCCATGACAAACATGTGTTGTAGAACAAACATGTGTTGTGGACTTGTCTGTATCGGTTTTCGCCTGATTTTTCATAGATTAAATTCGCAATTCTCTTTGTCATAATTAATTAATAGAAAAATGTTCAAGAAAAAAAGTTAAAAACTTTGCCACATAAGTGACAACTACTTAGGTTGTCTCGCTAACGTGACCGTGGCGTCACACCTTCTTGTCGTTATGTTTACCTGTCATGCATTGATATATTTGCCAAACTTTGCCAAGAAAGGATAACCAATCTCTCTTCAATGCATTCGGCTATTAACCAAATACTAATATGTGATAAGATGGTGTTGGACGTTCGTCCGTGCCGAAAAGTCAGAGTCACTGAATTGAGGGCAATGGGCGATAAGATGATACTTGTAGTTAGCCTCGTCGATTGCTCCCTTCATGGTGGTGTGTGGAGCCCACTATCAATAGCTAGACCAaggatgccttgtgtgctatcatgtTCCATGACAAACAGTATTGTGGACGTGTCTATATTGGTTTTCGCCCGATTTTTCATATATTAAATTGGCAATTCTGTTTGTCTTAATTAATTAATAGAAAAAAGTTGGAGAAAAAAGTTAAAAACTTTGCCACATAAGTAACAGCTAGTTATAACAAACTGGTTGTCTCGCTGTGTCGTCACACCTTCTTGTCGTTATGTTTCGCCTGTCGTGCATTGATATATTTGCCAAACTTTGCCGAGAAAAGGATGGCCGGTTTCTCTTTAATACACCCGGCTATTAACCAAATACTAACACGTCATAAGATGGTGGTGGCCGTTGGTCCGTGGCGAAAAGTCGGAATCGCTGTTTCGAGGGCGATGTGCGATAAGATGACGCTTGTAGTCATCCTCGCCGGTTGCTCTCTTTTCCGCAGTGCGTGGATTCCACTATCTATAGCCAGACCGAGGATGCCTTGTGCGCCACCATGTCCCATGACCGACACGTATCGTGGACGTGTCTGCATGGGTTTTCGCCCGATTTCCCATAGATTAAATATAAATGGTCAATTATCTCCATCTTAGGAAAAATTGAGGCAAACAAAAAAAGATGGGGGTGGCAAGGAAATTGCTTACCGGCAGCCGAGTCATTATCCCTATTTATCACTTGGCAACTTGGGCTCCTTCCTCCGGCCCCAGTCCAGTACTGTGCGGAAGCGCATCTCTCCTCCTTTTTCTCCCCCCGCTGAGCCGGAAAAAGGCTTTCTTTGCTTCACGCGGGGCTTCGGATATTCCTTGTCCTCGCGGCTCAGCCACCGCGGAATCCATCCAGCGCAGCTCAGGGGGGCAGGAGGAGAGGCGGCCGAAGCTGGAGGTGGAAGACGGGCTCGCCATGGGCTCCGAGGGATCCGCGCCGGTCGTCGGTGAGTCGGCCTCTCCACCCGCTCGCCGTTTCTTTGCCGCGATTTGTACGAACCGCCTCCTGCAGGACCCGTTCTGCCGCCGCGGGATCTTCGTGGCCGTGGGGTACGAGTTCTTGGATTCTTGGTGGGATTTTTTAGGGCCTGGTGATTCGAGTGACCGGGGAGGGAGCGTAGGAGGGATTGCTGGATTAGGTTCGGCGTTTGGCGATTGATCTGAGGGGGTGGGATCTGCCGGCGATCCCGAATCCCTTCTGAATGATGCCCTGTGAAATCTGCCTTCGCAGTTCAGACATCCGTGTGGACATTCAGTCAAGAAACTCCCGAGCAAAGGCAGGTTTCGCAGGTATTATTAGCATATACCTCCATGGTGGGGCTGTAGCGAAGATGGAATGCTGCTATGTTGGGTTAATTTTGGATGGGGCTATCAGGACGACGGGCTGGATGTCGGTCCGAGGAACCGTCGAGGGCTGTTGGTGAGGCCGAATTCACCGTGTTGTCTGCTGGTGTGATGTTTGGTGAGCGGTTTGGTCCTTTATGCCTAACCCCAGGAATTGATGAAGTCCTCAATTATTGGCACAGTTTTGGATGGATGGACCGGTATGCATTTAGGGGGGGACCGGCTCGATTTGTTGGCCGGTCACAGTTTATCTTGTCTTGCGAATCGTTGTCTGTTGATTAGGTTCACATTATGATTAATAATCTTAGGTTGAATTTTTCTGTCAGCTCTATGGTATCCGGGGCATTTCTATGATATGGGCATTTGTATTCTTACATGTCATTGTCTCTACCAAGAACTCCGATCAATACTTCTGTGCTGCCCGTTTAGACTCACAACTCACTCTCAGGGCATGTTTTTATGGAACAATAATGCAATTTTGGATCCCTATGTGTAGCTAAACTAGTGGTGTTAGAACAAGCATGAAGATGTGTTTATTCCTGTAACCCACCGGCATTAGTTGTTTGTGACTGGCATGCCATGAGCAGCCAAAACCTAAAGAAGGGTTTGAGAATTTTGAAGCAAATTAAATGCCAAGAGTACTAGAGTACTCCTAGGAGTTATATTGGATGGTGGGTATATCTGTCCTTCCTTTCCACTTAGAAACACTGACAATAACCGATCTAAGGAAGGCATTCATCCTCAGGGCACTCAGCCTAAGTATAGTGTCTTATTTTGATGTGATCATACACTGCTTCACACGAAAGCCTTGTTGATAAAAATGTGTTCCAACTATATGATCAGTTTGTTCCTAACTGGCATTACCCTTTTCATGTTGATTCCTACTAATCTGTTATACTTGATATGCTGCTTGTAACCAGCTGTGTCAGGCGTAGGCCCATCATCTAGCCGAATAAAACAGTAACTTGGATGGTCACTTATAGATAAGGAAGGTTATAAACTTATAAAAGATAAGGACAATTCCCTTGGATATAAGATAGGTCTCCAGTTAGTTGAGATATGTCGCTTAAGGACTCAGAAATTCGTCTATATTAAAGTGATGCCATATATATTATCCAATGAGGATTATTAACTAGAGAGATCTGATCCTAGTCCCTctcttctactccctctgtcccaaaataagtgtctcaatgaTCGAACCATTAGGTCCATTACCAACCCTAGAACGTGATCACTGGAATGGGACGAACATCTGATTTTGCCAGGATGAAACCATAACCCATACTCGTCTTGCAAAGACACAACTCGTGAAGAGCTATCCATCTATTAAGAGTATATCCTGCCATTGAAGAACTAAATACTTAAAGTCGGCGCTGCTTAACAGGTCGCTCTCCTCGGGATTTTATTTGATATACCAAAAGGCCCTGTCCACTAAGAGCCTTGCCTTTTGGGCGCTACAAGTTAAAAGGCCAATAAGTCAGTTTATACTAGATGCTTCAGCTAGGACAGTCACGCCTATCAAGCCAATCTTGAAAATTGGAAGACTTGACAAGTAACATTCACTTGTAACTTATAGCCGATTTTGCACGCAGTCCTTAATCTCCATTCATGGGGCAAGACACTACTTTTCTAAACAACATGGACCATCTGCAACCTGCTTACAAGTTGAAACTAAGGTCTTCTACATTGGTCTAAAATGCAAAGCATTACTGTTATGCAACTTTAA
This window encodes:
- the LOC119292464 gene encoding uncharacterized protein LOC119292464, with the translated sequence MHRRLTAAAAATALRRFCSQRPPPPPDRRLSFLRSELEDLDLSRAPAQPPPREQWQVTQEPGSGGARAGDKPVAVDIAHPWPEWVALMELLLHKGHLDPSAFAGAAPSKDSNLVRTACLRFGRERPEIVRYLSRWDIQVALRGGCPSIDRKVINSGKRLRAHVGLDEGEVCSQCNLRGSCERAYVRARKEEVGRTVDVMRILLTYGLDIITGNVGNKACLNKTVKESIKKLLNEVVELDSKGPGSTTDKAAQRMSKGQSAVPVKQGDWNCPKCNFLNFAKNIKCLRCDGEFQERYHLMHEDQDHLPLKKGDWICKRCNFLNFAKNTRCLQCHDKPTNRLLSPGEWECPSCNYLNFKRNAFCLKCGWKRPKALNDQDTIEPHRDLEQNKHPAISFVQDGIQPTLRKRQLVQKRAPLSDEDSDFWSSEEAGNGDDDDDDDNENSMLPMHRDYKFLDSFPIVGGRSATSQEPLEREKWKEEMSRGNQGLPGEASEESNRPSPRVPRSMEMLESEDDDDEISSWFSGANSSRNLKSNFRENMMGVARKLLTGSRVIIPIYHLATWAPSSGPSPVLCGSASLLLFLPPLSRKKAFFASRGASDIPCPRGSATAESIQRSSGGQEERRPKLEVEDGLAMGSEGSAPVVVPRNFRLLEELERGEKGIGDGTVSYGMDDADDIYMRSWTGTIIGPPNTVHEGRIYQLKLFCDTDYPDKPPTVRFQARVNMTCVNQETGMVDPRRFPMLGNWKREHTMEDILISLKKEMSTPQNRRLHQPHEGTDDQRVEQKGLAARCVVM